From Macaca fascicularis isolate 582-1 chromosome 14, T2T-MFA8v1.1, a single genomic window includes:
- the CRYAB gene encoding alpha-crystallin B chain isoform X1, producing the protein MDIAIHHPWIRRPFFPFHSPSRLFDQFFGEHLLESDLFPTSTSLSPFYLRPPSFLRAPSWFDTGLSEMRLEKDRFSVNLDVKHFSPEELKVKVLGDVIEVHGKHEERQDEHGFISREFHRKYRVPADVDPLTITSSLSSDGVLTVNGPRKQVSGPERTIPITREEKPAVTAAPKK; encoded by the exons ATGGACATCGCCATCCACCACCCCTGGATCCGCcgccccttctttcctttccactCCCCCAGCCGCCTCTTTGACCAGTTCTTTGGAGAGCACCTGTTGGAGTCTGATCTTTTCCCGACGTCTACTTCCCTGAGCCCCTTCTACCTTCGGCCACCCTCCTTCCTGCGGGCACCCAGCTGGTTTGACACTGGACTCTCAGAG ATGCGCCTGGAGAAGGACAGGTTCTCTGTCAACCTGGATGTGAAGCACTTCTCCCCAGAGGAACTCAAAGTTAAGGTGTTGGGAGATGTGATTGAGGTGCATGGCAAACATGAAGAGCGCCAG GATGAACATGGTTTCATCTCCAGGGAGTTCCACAGGAAATACCGGGTCCCAGCTGATGTGGACCCTCTCACCATTACTTCATCCCTGTCATCTGATGGGGTCCTCACTGTGAATGGACCAAGGAAACAGGTCTCTGGCCCTGAGCGCACCATTCCCATCACCCGTGAAGAGAAGCCTGCTGTCACCGCAGCCCCCAAGAAATAG
- the CRYAB gene encoding alpha-crystallin B chain isoform X2 yields MRLEKDRFSVNLDVKHFSPEELKVKVLGDVIEVHGKHEERQDEHGFISREFHRKYRVPADVDPLTITSSLSSDGVLTVNGPRKQVSGPERTIPITREEKPAVTAAPKK; encoded by the exons ATGCGCCTGGAGAAGGACAGGTTCTCTGTCAACCTGGATGTGAAGCACTTCTCCCCAGAGGAACTCAAAGTTAAGGTGTTGGGAGATGTGATTGAGGTGCATGGCAAACATGAAGAGCGCCAG GATGAACATGGTTTCATCTCCAGGGAGTTCCACAGGAAATACCGGGTCCCAGCTGATGTGGACCCTCTCACCATTACTTCATCCCTGTCATCTGATGGGGTCCTCACTGTGAATGGACCAAGGAAACAGGTCTCTGGCCCTGAGCGCACCATTCCCATCACCCGTGAAGAGAAGCCTGCTGTCACCGCAGCCCCCAAGAAATAG
- the HSPB2 gene encoding heat shock protein beta-2: protein MSGRSVPHAHPATAEYEFANPSRLGEQRFGEGLLPEEILTPTLYHGYYVRPRAAPAGEGSRAGASELRLSEGKFQAFLDVSHFTPDEVTVRTVDNLLEVSARHPQRLDRHGFVSREFCRTYVLPADVDPWRVRAALSHDGILNLEAPRGGRHLDTEVNEVYISLLPAPPDPEEEEEAAIVEP, encoded by the exons ATGTCGGGCCGCTCAGTGCCACATGCCCACCCAGCCACCGCTGAGTACGAATTTGCCAACCCGAGCCGCCTGGGTGAGCAGCGCTTCGGAGAAG GCCTCCTTCCAGAAGAGATCCTGACCCCCACACTCTACCATGGCTACTATGTCCGGCCTCGGGCCGCCCCAGCTGGGGAGGGCAGCAGGGCAGGGGCCTCCGAGCTTAGGCTCAGTGAGGGCAAGTTCCAGGCATTTCTGGATGTGAGCCACTTTACCCCAGACGAGGTGACTGTGAGGACTGTGGATAACCTGCTGGAGGTGTCTGCCCGGCACCCCCAGCGCCTGGACCGCCACGGCTTCGTGTCCCGAGAGTTCTGCCGCACCTATGTCCTGCCTGCTGATGTCGACCCCTGGCGGGTCCGAGCTGCTCTCTCCCATGATGGCATCTTAAACCTGGAAGCGCCTCGGGGTGGCCGACATTTGGACACAGAGGTCAATGAGGTCTACATCTCCCTGCTCCCTGCGCCTCCTGAtccagaggaagaggaggaggcagccaTAGTTGAGCCCTGA
- the C14H11orf52 gene encoding uncharacterized protein C11orf52 homolog: protein MGNRVCCGGSWSCPSTFQKKKKTGSQARRTLKPQPRQLQQNGPKGHETTGHTYERVLQQQGSQERSPGLMWEDSNLHYADIQVCSRPHSWEAKQVHLEDATEYATLRFPQATPLYDSKNGTLV, encoded by the exons ATGGGAAACCGGGTCTGCTGCGGAGGAAGCTG GAGCTGCCCATCAActttccagaagaaaaagaaaacag gaagccaagCAAGACGGACACTGAAGCCACAGCCACGACAGCTGCAGCAGAATGGCCCAAAG GGCCATGAAACAACAGGACACACGTATGAGCGGGTGTTACAGCAGCAAGGGTCTCAAGAGAGGAGTCCAGGCCTCATGTGGGAAGACAGCAACTTACATTATGCTGACATTCAAGTGTGCAGCCGTCCCCATTCCTGGGAAGCGAAACAAGTGCATTTAGAAGACGCTACAGAGTATGCGACCCTTCGCTTCCCCCAGGCCACACCTCTCTATGACAGCAAGAACGGGACCCTGGTGTGA